From Streptomyces sp. NBC_00683, one genomic window encodes:
- a CDS encoding NADAR family protein: MDDLLARAARGERMKYLPFWGHRPRADGRLGESCLSQWWPAPFTVDSVTYASAEHWMMAGKARLFGDAEAEREAVAASSPAAAKKVGRLVRGFDDAVWVRERFALVVAGSVHKFGQDPALRAFLLGTGERVLVEASPMDRIWGIGLAKDDARTADPAAWRGLNLLGFALMEARAQLRTI; encoded by the coding sequence ATGGACGACCTCCTGGCGCGCGCGGCACGCGGGGAGCGCATGAAGTACCTGCCGTTCTGGGGACACCGACCGCGCGCGGACGGCCGTCTCGGCGAGAGCTGCCTCAGCCAGTGGTGGCCGGCGCCGTTCACGGTGGATTCGGTGACCTACGCCTCGGCGGAGCACTGGATGATGGCCGGCAAGGCACGGCTCTTCGGTGACGCGGAGGCGGAGCGCGAGGCCGTGGCGGCGAGCAGCCCGGCGGCGGCGAAGAAGGTGGGCCGGCTGGTCCGGGGATTCGACGACGCCGTATGGGTGCGGGAGCGGTTCGCACTGGTGGTGGCGGGCAGCGTCCACAAGTTCGGCCAGGACCCGGCACTGCGCGCGTTCCTGCTGGGAACCGGGGAGCGCGTGCTGGTCGAGGCGAGCCCGATGGACCGGATCTGGGGCATCGGGCTGGCCAAGGACGATGCGCGGACCGCGGACCCGGCTGCGTGGCGGGGGCTGAATCTGCTGGGCTTCGCGCTCATGGAGGCGCGTGCGCAGCTGCGCACGATATGA
- a CDS encoding NAD(P)/FAD-dependent oxidoreductase, whose translation MAPDAMRTAAHSLSDATPLSYWLDDPGKPDALPALTADEHCDLLVVGGGYSGLWTALLAKERDPGRDVVLIEGNESGWAASGRNGGFCAASLTHGLANGLERWPDEIGKLEELGGRNLDAIEAAVARYSIDCDFERTGEIDVATQPHQLEELREWHSRTEELGFTGVEFLDREQVRTHVDSPTFLGGLWDRRGVALLHPAKLVWGLKQACLGLGVRIFEHTRALDLAAQGAGMAVRTPYGRVFARQVALGTNIFPSLVKRMRPFTVPVYDYALMTEPLTADQLASIGWRNRQGLGDSANQFHYFRLSADNRILWGGYDAIYPYGGRLNSDLDQRPETFLKLAGQFFECFPQLSDVRFSHAWGGAIDTCSRFSAFFGTAHRGRVAYAAGYTGLGVGATRFGADVMLDLLSGEETERTALEMVRSKPLPFPPEPFAWAGIELTKRSLARADSHGGHRNLWLRTMDRMGLGFDS comes from the coding sequence ATGGCCCCGGATGCCATGCGTACTGCTGCACATTCGCTCTCCGACGCGACCCCTCTCTCCTACTGGCTCGACGACCCGGGAAAGCCCGACGCGCTGCCCGCACTCACCGCGGACGAGCACTGCGACCTCCTCGTGGTAGGCGGCGGCTACAGCGGACTGTGGACGGCTCTGCTCGCCAAGGAGAGGGATCCCGGGCGCGATGTCGTCCTCATCGAGGGAAACGAGTCGGGCTGGGCGGCCTCGGGCCGCAACGGCGGATTCTGCGCGGCCTCGCTGACGCACGGCCTGGCCAACGGACTGGAGCGCTGGCCCGACGAGATCGGGAAGCTGGAGGAGCTGGGCGGGCGGAACCTCGACGCCATCGAGGCCGCCGTCGCCCGCTACTCCATCGACTGCGACTTCGAGCGCACCGGCGAGATCGATGTGGCCACCCAGCCCCACCAGCTCGAAGAGCTGCGGGAATGGCACAGCCGGACCGAGGAGCTCGGCTTCACCGGAGTGGAGTTCCTGGACCGGGAACAGGTGCGGACCCATGTCGATTCACCGACATTCCTGGGTGGTCTCTGGGACCGGCGCGGGGTCGCCCTGCTGCACCCGGCGAAGCTCGTCTGGGGGCTGAAGCAGGCCTGCCTCGGCCTGGGTGTACGGATCTTCGAGCACACCAGGGCCCTCGACCTCGCCGCGCAGGGAGCCGGCATGGCGGTGCGCACCCCGTACGGCAGGGTCTTCGCCCGCCAGGTCGCGCTCGGCACGAACATCTTCCCGTCGCTGGTCAAGCGCATGCGCCCGTTCACCGTCCCGGTGTACGACTACGCGCTGATGACCGAACCGCTCACCGCCGACCAGCTCGCTTCGATCGGCTGGCGGAACCGGCAGGGACTGGGGGACAGCGCGAATCAGTTCCACTATTTCCGGCTCTCGGCCGACAACCGGATCCTGTGGGGCGGATACGACGCGATCTATCCCTACGGGGGCCGGCTGAATTCCGATCTCGACCAGCGCCCGGAGACTTTCCTCAAGCTCGCAGGCCAGTTCTTCGAGTGTTTTCCGCAGCTCTCCGATGTGCGTTTCAGCCACGCCTGGGGCGGTGCGATCGACACCTGTTCGCGATTCTCCGCATTCTTCGGAACGGCCCATCGCGGCCGGGTCGCCTATGCGGCCGGATACACCGGACTGGGCGTCGGGGCCACGCGTTTCGGGGCCGATGTGATGCTGGATCTGCTGTCCGGCGAGGAAACGGAGCGCACCGCCCTCGAAATGGTCCGCTCCAAGCCGCTGCCTTTCCCGCCCGAGCCTTTCGCCTGGGCCGGGATCGAGCTCACCAAACGGTCGCTCGCCCGCGCGGACAGCCACGGCGGACACCGCAACCTGTGGCTGCGGACCATGGACCGGATGGGGCTCGGCTTCGACAGCTGA
- a CDS encoding ABC transporter permease, with protein sequence MSVTDAPPAPPTEPKIRKPSTRKRLIPYWLLLPGILWLIVFFALPMVYQASTSVQTGSLEKGFQVTWHFRTYWDAFADYYPQFIRSLLYAGTATFLCLLLGYPLAYLIAFKAGRWRNLVLVLVIAPFFTSFLIRTLAWKTILADGGAVVDVMDTLHVLDVTSWLGWTENNRVLATPMAVVCGLTYNFLPFMILPLYTSLERIDGRLHEAAGDLYATPATTFRKVTFPLSMPGVVSGTLLTFIPASGDYVNAELLGSTDTKMVGSVIQTQFLRVLDYPTAAALSFILMAVVLLVVTFYIRRSGTEDLV encoded by the coding sequence GTGAGCGTCACCGACGCGCCGCCGGCGCCACCCACCGAACCGAAGATCCGCAAGCCCTCCACCCGCAAGAGGCTCATCCCGTACTGGCTGCTGCTCCCCGGCATCCTGTGGCTGATCGTCTTCTTCGCGCTGCCGATGGTCTACCAGGCGTCGACCTCCGTGCAGACCGGATCCCTGGAGAAGGGCTTCCAGGTCACCTGGCACTTCCGGACGTACTGGGACGCCTTCGCCGACTACTACCCGCAGTTCATCCGGTCCCTGCTGTACGCCGGCACCGCCACGTTCCTGTGCCTGCTGCTGGGCTACCCGCTCGCCTACCTGATCGCCTTCAAGGCGGGCCGCTGGCGCAACCTGGTGCTCGTGCTGGTCATCGCGCCGTTCTTCACCAGCTTCCTGATCCGGACGCTCGCCTGGAAGACGATCCTCGCCGACGGCGGTGCGGTCGTCGACGTCATGGACACCCTGCACGTCCTGGACGTCACCAGCTGGCTCGGCTGGACGGAGAACAACCGGGTCCTGGCCACCCCGATGGCCGTGGTCTGCGGTCTGACGTACAACTTCCTGCCGTTCATGATCCTGCCGCTCTACACCTCGCTGGAGCGGATCGACGGCCGGCTGCACGAGGCGGCGGGCGACCTGTACGCCACTCCCGCCACCACCTTCCGCAAGGTGACGTTCCCGCTGTCCATGCCCGGGGTGGTCTCCGGAACCCTGCTGACCTTCATCCCGGCCAGCGGCGACTACGTCAACGCGGAGCTGCTCGGCTCCACGGACACCAAGATGGTCGGCAGCGTCATCCAGACCCAGTTCCTGAGAGTCCTGGACTACCCGACGGCGGCCGCCCTCTCCTTCATCCTCATGGCGGTGGTCCTGCTCGTGGTCACGTTCTACATCCGCCGCTCCGGGACGGAGGACCTGGTCTGA
- a CDS encoding gamma-aminobutyraldehyde dehydrogenase: MGNGFQVQDRFAEGAQYIGGRLLPGTSGHHQEVVDPATGRTVYRYELAGTDDVDAAVAAAREAFPAWSGATPGERSGLLHRFAAVLDAQAADFAYAESLQCGKPVKLSTEFDVPGTVDNTSFFAGAARNLEGKSAGEYSGDHTSYVRREAIGVVGSIAPWNYPLQMAAWKILPAVAAGNTIVLKPAEITPLTSLMFAQAATEAGIPDGVINIVCGAGKVAGEHLVGHPDVVMTSFTGSTAVGKRVAEIAASTVTRLHLELGGKAPFLVFDDADLDAAVNGAVAGSLINTGQDCTAATRAYVQRPLYDAFVAGVAELMESVRLGDPFDPSTDLGPLISHAQRDRVAAFVERARAYATVVTGGEAPGGDLAAGAYYRPTLIKDAAQDSEIVNSEIFGPVLVVLPFDTDDEGIRLANDTPYGLAASAWTRDLYRANRATREIGAGCVWINDHIPIISEMPHGGYKASGFGKDMSSYSFDEYTQVKHVMYDNSAVARKDWHRTVFGDR, encoded by the coding sequence ATGGGTAACGGCTTCCAGGTGCAGGACCGGTTCGCGGAGGGTGCGCAGTACATCGGCGGGAGACTGCTGCCCGGCACATCGGGTCACCACCAGGAGGTGGTGGACCCCGCGACGGGCAGGACGGTCTACCGCTACGAGCTGGCCGGTACGGACGATGTCGACGCGGCCGTCGCCGCCGCCCGCGAGGCCTTCCCCGCGTGGTCCGGCGCCACTCCGGGGGAGCGGTCCGGACTGCTGCACCGCTTCGCCGCCGTACTCGACGCGCAGGCAGCCGACTTCGCGTACGCCGAGTCACTGCAGTGCGGCAAGCCCGTCAAGCTCTCCACCGAGTTCGACGTGCCCGGAACCGTCGACAACACCTCGTTCTTCGCCGGCGCCGCCCGCAACCTCGAAGGGAAGTCGGCCGGCGAGTACAGCGGCGACCACACCTCCTACGTACGCCGCGAGGCGATCGGGGTCGTCGGCTCCATCGCTCCCTGGAACTACCCGCTCCAGATGGCGGCCTGGAAGATCCTCCCGGCCGTCGCCGCGGGCAACACCATCGTGCTGAAGCCCGCCGAGATCACCCCGCTGACCTCGTTGATGTTCGCCCAGGCGGCCACCGAGGCAGGCATCCCGGACGGCGTGATCAACATCGTCTGCGGCGCCGGAAAGGTCGCGGGTGAGCACCTCGTCGGCCACCCCGACGTCGTCATGACCTCGTTCACCGGCTCCACGGCCGTGGGCAAGCGGGTCGCCGAGATCGCCGCCTCCACCGTCACGCGCCTCCACCTGGAGCTCGGCGGCAAGGCGCCGTTCCTGGTGTTCGACGACGCCGACCTCGACGCCGCGGTCAACGGAGCGGTCGCCGGATCCCTCATCAACACCGGCCAGGACTGCACCGCCGCCACCCGTGCCTACGTCCAGCGCCCGCTGTACGACGCCTTCGTGGCCGGAGTCGCCGAACTGATGGAGAGCGTCCGGCTCGGAGACCCCTTCGACCCGTCGACCGACCTGGGCCCGCTGATCAGCCACGCACAGCGCGACCGCGTCGCCGCCTTCGTGGAGCGCGCCCGGGCGTACGCCACCGTCGTCACCGGCGGCGAGGCCCCCGGGGGCGACCTCGCGGCAGGCGCCTACTACCGGCCGACGCTGATCAAGGACGCCGCCCAGGACAGCGAGATCGTGAACTCGGAGATCTTCGGTCCGGTCCTGGTCGTGCTGCCCTTCGACACCGACGACGAGGGAATCCGCCTCGCCAACGACACCCCGTACGGACTCGCCGCCTCCGCCTGGACCCGCGACCTGTACCGGGCGAACCGCGCCACCCGTGAGATCGGGGCGGGCTGCGTGTGGATCAACGACCACATCCCGATCATCAGCGAGATGCCGCACGGCGGTTACAAGGCCAGCGGCTTCGGCAAGGACATGTCGTCGTACTCCTTCGATGAGTACACGCAGGTCAAACACGTCATGTACGACAACTCCGCGGTAGCCAGGAAGGACTGGCACCGCACCGTCTTCGGGGACCGATAG
- a CDS encoding adenosine deaminase codes for MNDLHPFIAGLPKAELHVHHVGSASPRIVAELAAHHPDSKVPTDPEALSDFFTFTDFGHFIDVYLSVVDLIRTPEDVRLLTFEVARDMARQNIRYAELTVTPFSSTRRGIPEQGFMEAIEDARKSAEAELGVVLRWCFDIPGEAGLEAAAETARLAVDLRPEGLVSFGLGGPEVGVDRPQFKPYFDRAIAAGLHSVPHAGETTGPQTVWDALTALRAERIGHGTSSVQDPKLLEHLAEHRIALEVCPTSNIATRAVADIEQHPVKEMVQAGVLVTINSDDPPMFGTDLNNEYAVAARLLGLDERGVADLAKNAVEASYLDPAGKRTLAAEIDTYTANWLEAPGR; via the coding sequence ATGAACGATCTGCACCCCTTCATCGCGGGGCTGCCCAAGGCCGAGCTCCACGTGCACCACGTCGGTTCCGCCTCGCCCCGCATCGTGGCCGAGCTGGCTGCCCACCACCCCGACTCCAAGGTCCCCACGGACCCGGAGGCGCTGTCGGACTTCTTCACCTTCACCGACTTCGGCCACTTCATTGACGTCTACCTCTCCGTGGTGGACCTCATCCGTACCCCCGAGGACGTCAGGCTGCTGACGTTCGAGGTCGCCCGGGACATGGCGCGGCAGAACATCCGGTACGCGGAACTGACCGTCACCCCGTTCAGCTCGACCCGCCGGGGCATCCCGGAGCAGGGCTTCATGGAGGCGATCGAGGACGCACGGAAGTCCGCCGAGGCAGAGCTCGGGGTCGTCCTTCGCTGGTGCTTCGACATCCCGGGCGAGGCCGGCCTCGAGGCAGCCGCGGAGACCGCCCGGCTCGCCGTGGACCTGCGGCCCGAGGGGCTCGTCTCCTTCGGTCTCGGCGGGCCCGAGGTCGGGGTGGACCGCCCTCAGTTCAAGCCCTACTTCGACCGGGCGATCGCCGCGGGTCTGCACTCCGTCCCGCACGCCGGGGAGACCACGGGTCCGCAGACCGTCTGGGACGCTCTCACCGCACTGCGTGCCGAGCGCATCGGCCACGGCACCAGCTCCGTCCAGGACCCGAAGCTGCTGGAGCACCTCGCCGAGCACCGCATCGCTCTGGAGGTCTGCCCGACGTCGAACATCGCGACCCGCGCCGTCGCCGACATCGAACAGCACCCGGTGAAGGAGATGGTCCAGGCGGGCGTCCTCGTCACGATCAACAGTGACGACCCGCCGATGTTCGGTACCGACCTCAACAACGAGTACGCGGTGGCGGCACGGCTTCTGGGCCTGGACGAACGCGGTGTGGCCGACCTGGCCAAGAACGCGGTGGAGGCCTCGTACCTCGACCCGGCGGGCAAGCGGACACTGGCCGCCGAGATCGACACGTACACGGCGAACTGGCTGGAGGCGCCCGGCCGGTGA
- a CDS encoding DUF4190 domain-containing protein produces the protein MSDNTQQPGGGPRDPWAPPESRVELSKPAADARPPGVHDQQTVTSMPGVDSGSGQIPGAGGGFGPPTADVPPPPIAPNGPGQPTPPPAGQYGYPAAPAAPAAPYGGYPGYPGYGGQPAWGPAPANGLGIAAMVLGIIAVVGFCMWGLGIILGILALIFGIIGRGRAKRGEATNGGMALAGIILGSISILISAVFLGFLIWAIANEESGSDYDYDDPYATSLVVGATR, from the coding sequence ATGTCAGACAACACACAGCAGCCCGGGGGCGGGCCGCGCGATCCGTGGGCACCGCCGGAGAGCAGGGTGGAGCTGAGCAAGCCGGCGGCCGACGCCCGTCCGCCGGGCGTGCACGACCAGCAGACCGTCACGTCCATGCCGGGCGTCGATTCGGGAAGCGGGCAGATACCCGGGGCAGGCGGAGGCTTCGGGCCGCCGACGGCCGACGTACCGCCGCCGCCGATCGCACCGAACGGACCGGGGCAGCCCACCCCGCCGCCCGCGGGACAGTACGGCTACCCGGCCGCGCCCGCGGCGCCCGCCGCTCCGTACGGCGGCTACCCGGGATACCCCGGCTACGGCGGTCAGCCGGCCTGGGGCCCGGCACCCGCGAACGGGCTCGGTATCGCGGCGATGGTGCTCGGCATCATCGCGGTGGTCGGCTTCTGCATGTGGGGACTCGGCATCATCCTCGGGATCCTCGCGCTGATCTTCGGCATCATCGGCCGGGGCCGCGCCAAGCGGGGCGAGGCGACCAACGGGGGCATGGCGCTCGCCGGGATCATCCTGGGCTCGATCTCCATCCTGATCAGCGCGGTGTTCCTCGGATTCCTGATCTGGGCCATCGCCAATGAAGAGTCCGGCAGCGACTACGACTACGACGACCCGTACGCGACCTCACTGGTCGTCGGCGCCACGCGCTGA
- a CDS encoding ABC transporter ATP-binding protein has protein sequence MTQQQTAGGDVRLTGISKTFGSFTAVQPLDLTVPQGSFFALLGASGCGKTTTLRMIAGLEEATTGTVSLGGKDITGLPPYKRPVNTVFQSYALFPHLDVSENVAFGLRRRGIKSVKKQVGEMLDLVQLGDFARRKPHQLSGGQQQRVAVARALINHPQVLLLDEPLGALDLKLRRQMQLELKRIQTEVGITFIHVTHDQEEAMTMADTVAVMNGGRVEQLGSPAELYENPQTTFVANFLGTSNLIEAEIVSAGTDIVVSAGGGKLRLPGGRCSAPTASGGRLLVGIRPEKISLARADEADAIADGRNRVTGRIADSSFIGVSTQYVVESPAGKALHVYEQNVDHRAGLVPGAEVVLHWNPAHTFGLDAAQDMDAGVESVEDAA, from the coding sequence ATGACACAGCAGCAGACAGCGGGCGGCGACGTCCGTCTCACCGGGATCAGCAAGACATTCGGCTCCTTCACCGCCGTACAGCCACTCGATCTGACCGTCCCCCAGGGCTCCTTCTTCGCCCTGCTCGGCGCATCGGGATGCGGGAAGACCACCACCCTGCGGATGATCGCGGGCCTGGAGGAAGCCACCACCGGCACGGTCTCGCTCGGCGGCAAGGACATCACGGGCCTGCCCCCGTACAAACGGCCCGTCAACACCGTCTTCCAGAGCTACGCGCTGTTCCCGCACCTCGACGTCTCCGAGAACGTCGCCTTCGGCCTGCGCCGCCGCGGCATCAAGTCCGTGAAGAAGCAGGTGGGGGAGATGCTGGACCTCGTCCAGCTCGGAGACTTCGCCCGGCGCAAACCGCACCAGCTCTCCGGCGGCCAGCAGCAGCGCGTCGCCGTGGCCCGCGCACTCATCAACCACCCGCAGGTGCTGCTGCTCGACGAGCCCCTGGGCGCGCTCGACCTCAAACTGCGCCGCCAGATGCAGCTCGAACTCAAGCGGATCCAGACCGAGGTCGGCATCACGTTCATCCATGTCACCCACGATCAGGAGGAGGCCATGACCATGGCCGACACCGTCGCGGTGATGAACGGCGGCCGGGTCGAGCAGCTCGGCAGCCCCGCCGAGCTGTACGAGAACCCGCAGACCACCTTCGTGGCGAACTTCCTCGGGACCTCCAACCTCATCGAGGCCGAGATCGTCTCCGCGGGCACGGACATCGTCGTCTCGGCCGGCGGCGGGAAGCTCCGGCTGCCCGGCGGCCGATGTTCCGCGCCCACGGCGAGCGGCGGCAGGCTGCTCGTCGGCATCCGCCCCGAGAAGATCTCCCTCGCGCGCGCCGACGAGGCGGACGCGATAGCCGACGGCCGCAACCGGGTCACCGGACGGATCGCCGACTCGAGCTTCATCGGCGTCTCCACGCAGTACGTCGTCGAGAGCCCGGCCGGCAAGGCACTGCACGTGTACGAGCAGAACGTCGACCACCGCGCGGGCCTCGTCCCGGGTGCCGAGGTCGTCCTGCACTGGAACCCCGCACACACCTTCGGCCTGGACGCCGCACAGGACATGGACGCGGGCGTGGAGAGCGTGGAGGACGCGGCGTGA
- a CDS encoding ABC transporter permease, producing the protein MPALRWIRRNLIVIAGLLTLAYMILPNIVVMVFSFNKPKGRFNYAWQQFSLDAWKDPCGVADLCGSLGLSLRIALWATIGATVLGTMIAFALVRYRFRARGAINSLIFLPMAMPEVVMAASLLTLFLNMGAELGFWTVLIAHIMFCLSFVVTAVKARVMSMDPRLEEAARDLYAGPVQTFVRVTFPIAAPGIAAGALLAFALSFDDFIITNFNAGSTVTFPMFVWGSAQRGTPVQINVIGTAMFVIAVAVVLVGQLIATRRKSNARK; encoded by the coding sequence ATGCCCGCACTCCGCTGGATTCGCCGGAACCTGATCGTGATCGCGGGTCTGCTGACCCTCGCGTACATGATCCTGCCGAACATCGTCGTGATGGTGTTCTCCTTCAACAAGCCGAAGGGCCGCTTCAACTACGCCTGGCAGCAGTTCTCGCTGGACGCCTGGAAGGACCCCTGCGGCGTCGCCGACCTGTGCGGATCGCTCGGGCTCTCGCTCAGGATCGCCCTCTGGGCGACCATCGGCGCGACGGTGCTCGGCACGATGATCGCCTTCGCGCTGGTCCGCTACCGCTTCCGGGCGCGCGGCGCGATCAACTCGCTGATCTTCCTGCCGATGGCGATGCCCGAGGTCGTCATGGCCGCCTCGCTGCTCACGCTCTTCCTCAACATGGGAGCCGAGCTCGGCTTCTGGACCGTGCTGATCGCGCACATCATGTTCTGCCTCAGCTTCGTGGTGACGGCGGTCAAGGCGCGTGTGATGTCGATGGACCCGAGGCTCGAGGAAGCCGCCCGCGATCTCTACGCGGGCCCCGTACAGACATTCGTCCGGGTGACCTTCCCGATCGCCGCTCCCGGGATCGCGGCGGGCGCACTGCTCGCCTTCGCTCTCTCCTTCGACGATTTCATCATCACCAATTTCAACGCGGGCTCCACGGTGACCTTCCCCATGTTCGTCTGGGGATCGGCGCAGCGCGGTACACCTGTGCAGATCAACGTCATCGGTACGGCCATGTTCGTGATCGCCGTGGCGGTGGTACTCGTCGGGCAGCTCATTGCGACCCGGCGGAAGAGCAACGCGCGAAAGTAA
- a CDS encoding glycerophosphodiester phosphodiesterase, producing MATTVTAVGHRGDPYRARENTLPSIRSALERGADAVEIDVRVTRDGVPVLLHDATLERLWRHDIHLDRIEHRELVEVTGGGVPTLREALSAAGAHRVMVDLPGSTDASVRAIVGVVRECGAGERVYYCAGPAAMLRVRAADPSAEIALTWTSLAPPRPVLLDTVKPHWLNYRFGLLSGELTDRIHRDGLLVSAWTADTRRTMRRLIRYGVDSVTTNRIDVLRALVANSRSSEAS from the coding sequence ATGGCCACCACCGTCACCGCCGTGGGACATCGCGGCGATCCGTACCGTGCCCGCGAGAACACGCTCCCGTCGATCCGCTCCGCCCTCGAACGGGGGGCCGACGCGGTGGAGATCGATGTCCGCGTCACCCGTGACGGGGTGCCCGTCCTCCTCCACGACGCCACACTGGAGCGCCTGTGGCGTCACGACATCCACCTGGACCGGATCGAACACCGGGAGCTGGTGGAGGTGACCGGCGGCGGGGTCCCCACCCTGCGTGAGGCACTGTCCGCCGCCGGGGCCCACCGGGTCATGGTGGACCTGCCCGGTTCCACGGACGCCTCGGTACGGGCAATCGTCGGTGTGGTCCGCGAGTGCGGGGCCGGCGAGCGCGTGTACTACTGCGCGGGCCCGGCGGCCATGCTGCGGGTACGTGCCGCCGACCCGTCCGCCGAGATCGCGCTGACCTGGACGTCGCTCGCTCCGCCCCGTCCCGTACTGCTCGACACCGTGAAGCCGCACTGGCTGAACTACCGCTTCGGGCTGCTGAGCGGCGAACTGACGGACCGTATCCACCGCGACGGGCTGCTGGTCTCCGCCTGGACGGCCGACACCAGGCGCACGATGCGCCGGCTGATCAGGTACGGCGTCGACTCGGTCACCACCAACCGGATCGACGTCCTGCGCGCACTGGTGGCCAACTCCCGTTCCTCGGAAGCTTCTTGA
- a CDS encoding polyamine ABC transporter substrate-binding protein, with protein MEQYEPEHLSAAQLAAMRRSLTTGRGALTRRSLLRASGAGALALGGIGTLGACGIPPAKREGDAAAASDDHSAGEKQINFSNWTEYMDVSEDEKSRPTLQAFTKRTGIKVKYTEDINDNVEFFGKIKPQLAAGQDTGRDLVVVTDWLAARIIRLGWAQKLDPANLPHAFANLSAQFRTPDWDPGRAYSYPWTGIPTVIAYNVKATGGRKVDSVTQLLDDPKLKGKVAFLSEMRDSVGMTLLDMGKDPGAFTDADFDAAIGRLQKGVDKKQIRRFTGNDYTADLSKGDLAACVAWAGDIIQLQADNPDIKFAIPAAGYITSSDNLLVPAKARHKTNAEKLIDYYYEPPVAAQLAAYINYVCPVDGVAAELAKIDPAMASNTLILPDKDMAAKSRSFRSLSSKEETAYEEKFAKLIGA; from the coding sequence ATGGAGCAGTACGAGCCCGAGCACCTCTCCGCGGCCCAGTTGGCCGCCATGAGGCGCAGCCTGACGACAGGCAGGGGCGCCCTCACCCGCCGTTCACTGCTGCGCGCCTCCGGCGCCGGCGCCCTCGCGCTCGGCGGCATAGGAACGCTCGGCGCGTGCGGGATACCGCCCGCGAAGAGGGAAGGGGACGCGGCGGCGGCCTCGGACGACCACTCGGCCGGTGAGAAACAGATCAACTTCTCCAACTGGACCGAGTACATGGACGTCAGCGAGGACGAGAAGAGCCGCCCGACGCTGCAGGCGTTCACGAAGCGCACCGGGATCAAGGTCAAGTACACCGAGGACATCAACGACAACGTCGAGTTCTTCGGGAAGATCAAGCCGCAGCTGGCCGCGGGCCAGGACACCGGGCGCGACCTCGTCGTCGTCACCGACTGGCTGGCCGCCCGCATCATCCGGCTCGGCTGGGCGCAGAAGCTCGACCCGGCGAACCTGCCGCACGCGTTCGCCAACCTCTCGGCCCAGTTCCGCACCCCCGACTGGGACCCGGGACGCGCCTACTCCTATCCCTGGACCGGCATCCCCACCGTCATCGCGTACAACGTGAAGGCGACCGGCGGCCGCAAGGTCGACTCCGTCACCCAGCTGCTCGACGACCCGAAGCTCAAGGGCAAGGTCGCCTTCCTCTCCGAGATGCGCGACTCCGTCGGCATGACCCTGCTCGACATGGGCAAGGACCCCGGGGCGTTCACCGACGCCGACTTCGACGCCGCGATAGGCAGGCTCCAGAAGGGCGTCGACAAGAAGCAGATACGCCGCTTCACCGGCAACGACTACACGGCGGACCTCAGCAAGGGCGACCTGGCCGCGTGTGTCGCCTGGGCCGGCGACATCATCCAGCTGCAGGCCGACAACCCCGACATCAAGTTCGCGATACCTGCCGCCGGATACATCACCTCCAGCGACAACCTGCTGGTCCCGGCCAAGGCCCGGCACAAGACCAACGCCGAGAAGCTCATCGACTACTACTACGAGCCCCCGGTCGCCGCCCAGCTCGCCGCGTACATCAACTACGTCTGCCCGGTCGACGGGGTCGCCGCGGAGCTGGCGAAGATCGACCCGGCGATGGCCTCGAACACGCTGATCCTCCCGGACAAGGACATGGCCGCGAAGTCGCGTTCCTTCCGTTCGCTCAGCTCCAAGGAAGAGACGGCGTACGAGGAGAAGTTCGCCAAGCTCATCGGCGCCTGA